A genomic stretch from Leptospira johnsonii includes:
- a CDS encoding MBL fold metallo-hydrolase — protein sequence MKNAHNSRKWFFPILIFFLAGSFFYTCQAMGKRAEGERLIRMQSSPQWKEGQFVNPQPLINDFWAALGSMFRPSPEVDPKGPVPVVYIEKSRFSKLPESGLRVTWFGHSSSLIELDGVRILTDPVWSERTSPSSWIGPKRWYPPLISLEDLPEIDLVLISHDHYDHMDFGTISKLKDRNILFVVPLGLGANLSYWGVPDAKIIELDWWETKKIKDLEIVSTPARHASGRYLLDNDEKLWSSYALIGPKHRVYFSGDTGLFPKMKEIGEKYGPFDLTMIETGQYNQAWPDWHIGPEQAVIAHTQLKGKVLLPIHWGLFALASHGWTEPVERVLEKSKELGVTVITPKPGESAEPDLQKDYIAWWPKLPFKSGKEDPILSSQLEEITASAR from the coding sequence ATGAAGAATGCGCATAATTCTCGAAAATGGTTTTTCCCGATACTGATCTTCTTTTTGGCGGGATCCTTTTTTTATACCTGCCAGGCAATGGGAAAAAGAGCAGAAGGAGAAAGACTGATCAGAATGCAGAGTTCCCCCCAATGGAAAGAAGGGCAATTTGTGAATCCACAACCTCTGATTAACGATTTCTGGGCGGCTCTTGGCAGTATGTTCCGTCCGAGTCCTGAGGTAGACCCTAAGGGCCCTGTGCCGGTTGTTTATATTGAAAAATCAAGATTTTCTAAACTACCTGAGTCGGGTTTAAGGGTTACATGGTTTGGACATTCCTCTTCGTTGATAGAATTGGATGGAGTTCGGATCTTAACCGATCCCGTTTGGTCGGAAAGAACTTCTCCTTCTTCTTGGATCGGTCCTAAAAGATGGTATCCTCCTTTGATCTCTTTGGAAGATCTTCCTGAAATAGATTTGGTATTAATTTCTCATGACCATTATGATCATATGGATTTTGGGACAATCTCTAAATTGAAAGACAGGAACATTTTGTTTGTGGTTCCTCTCGGTTTAGGAGCGAATCTTTCTTATTGGGGAGTTCCTGATGCGAAAATTATAGAATTGGATTGGTGGGAAACGAAGAAGATCAAAGATCTAGAGATAGTAAGTACACCTGCAAGACATGCTTCCGGCAGATATCTTTTAGACAATGATGAAAAACTTTGGTCCAGTTATGCGTTAATAGGACCAAAACATAGGGTGTATTTTTCGGGAGATACAGGTTTATTCCCTAAGATGAAAGAGATCGGAGAGAAATACGGACCTTTCGATCTAACTATGATAGAGACAGGTCAATATAACCAAGCCTGGCCAGATTGGCATATTGGACCTGAGCAAGCGGTGATCGCTCATACTCAACTTAAAGGAAAGGTTCTACTTCCGATCCATTGGGGACTATTCGCTCTTGCTTCTCACGGCTGGACGGAACCTGTGGAAAGAGTTTTAGAAAAATCTAAAGAACTCGGGGTTACCGTTATCACTCCAAAACCTGGAGAAAGTGCGGAACCTGATTTACAAAAGGATTATATAGCTTGGTGGCCTAAACTTCCTTTTAAGTCCGGCAAGGAAGATCCTATCTTATCCAGCCAACTGGAAGAGATCACTGCGAGTGCGAGGTAA
- a CDS encoding NAD-dependent epimerase/dehydratase family protein, with protein MKLRVIITGSTGMVGEGVLLECLEDPNVEQILLLNRKPYGINHPKVVEVLHSDFSDISSIKDKLKGYNACFFCSGVSSIGLKEDEFFKLTHTLTLNVASTLASLNPNMSFSYISGAGTDSTEKGKTMWARVKGKTENDLLKLPFAKVYNFRPGYMHPTPGAKNTLSAYKYIGWAFPVLRTIFPKRVSTLKQLALAMIRASAEGYSKNTVEVEDILILADSKI; from the coding sequence ATGAAATTAAGAGTAATTATTACAGGTTCCACAGGAATGGTGGGAGAAGGCGTTCTACTCGAATGTTTGGAAGATCCGAATGTGGAACAGATACTTTTATTGAATAGAAAACCGTATGGCATCAATCATCCAAAGGTGGTGGAAGTCCTACATTCTGATTTTTCGGATATTTCTTCGATCAAAGACAAATTGAAAGGTTATAATGCCTGTTTTTTCTGTTCTGGAGTTTCTTCCATAGGCTTAAAGGAAGACGAATTTTTTAAACTCACTCATACATTGACATTGAATGTGGCAAGTACCTTGGCTTCTCTAAATCCTAATATGAGCTTTTCTTATATTTCGGGAGCGGGAACGGATAGCACTGAAAAAGGAAAAACTATGTGGGCGAGAGTAAAAGGCAAAACTGAGAATGATCTATTAAAACTTCCTTTTGCAAAAGTATATAATTTTCGTCCAGGTTATATGCATCCAACCCCGGGAGCAAAAAATACTTTATCCGCTTATAAGTATATTGGTTGGGCTTTTCCCGTTTTAAGAACGATTTTTCCTAAACGTGTTTCTACTTTGAAACAACTTGCGCTTGCAATGATCCGCGCGAGCGCTGAGGGTTATAGTAAGAACACTGTAGAAGTGGAGGATATTTTGATATTAGCCGATTCCAAAATTTAG
- a CDS encoding HdeD family acid-resistance protein: MTNITIQESKHWWLQILVGILWITTGILTILFPGQSFLVLALAFSVILAATGVSHIIFSLYNRKYAEIFIWNLVVGILDVLIGSLLFIHPEITAVTLPFIFGFLLIFRSISLISFSIEIRRLRNSHWGYVLVLGISTLLFAIFVLFYPLIGIFTIIFWTGVGFFVSGLGNLYLGWKEFKIERSKY; encoded by the coding sequence ATGACAAACATAACAATACAAGAATCTAAACATTGGTGGCTTCAAATACTAGTCGGCATCCTATGGATCACAACGGGAATTTTGACAATCCTATTTCCTGGACAAAGCTTTTTAGTATTGGCCCTCGCATTTTCGGTCATCTTGGCCGCGACCGGAGTAAGCCATATCATATTTTCATTATATAACAGGAAATATGCGGAAATATTCATCTGGAATTTAGTAGTTGGAATCTTAGACGTTCTGATCGGTTCTCTATTATTCATTCACCCAGAGATAACTGCAGTCACACTACCTTTTATATTTGGATTCTTACTTATCTTTCGATCAATTTCCCTTATATCCTTTTCGATAGAGATACGAAGACTTAGGAATTCTCACTGGGGCTATGTTCTTGTCTTAGGAATTTCCACCCTACTTTTCGCGATATTTGTATTATTCTATCCTTTGATCGGAATATTTACGATCATCTTCTGGACAGGCGTAGGCTTTTTTGTATCCGGTTTAGGAAATTTATATTTAGGCTGGAAAGAATTCAAGATAGAAAGATCTAAATATTAA